In one window of Anastrepha obliqua isolate idAnaObli1 unplaced genomic scaffold, idAnaObli1_1.0 ptg000009l, whole genome shotgun sequence DNA:
- the LOC129251190 gene encoding uncharacterized protein LOC129251190: protein MPRPTRGNIGRRTRHANATALQRRSQTPDERAQDNASQRERNARKRSVVPEIMRAAFNYNSQINYSMYGYIGIMDTICPHCDAAKFPGETPGMCCTNGKWDDIKNNLFAGQSTTDRHDITARVFRQKCKALMDLIVKLYVFGEVRCHMYSIEWQKKGLPHAHILIWLVHKITPDQIDNLILAEIPNHTADPELFQVVVKNMIHGPCSKRYPRQFTSDTITGNDGYPLYRRRAPNDNGKTATIRMHNQEVEVDNRWVVPYSKLLSKIFNAHINVEYCNSIKSIKYICKHVNKGSDMAIFGVAGDNRNDEITQYQMGRYISSNEAVWKIISFLMHERHPAVVHLAVHLENGQRVYFNVANLLERAAEPPATTLTAFFKLCETDTFAITLLYSEVPQYYTWNVSLKKFQRRKQGTAVHGHPGTFQTDAIGRIYTVHPNNVECFYLRLLLVNVNGPKSFQELRTVNGHVCETYREACQLLHLLEDDAHWDSTFHDASISAHPQQIQMLFAVIFSTCMPSNPLELWNKYKHNIAEDILIRMRHHARNPDLLITLEMYNEALIIIEDMCLRIANKTLVQLGMTAPNRDMHDLFDCELQREQEFNSNDLRLFVQSNITKMNIQQKTCI from the exons atgccaCGACCCACACGAGGAAATATAGGTCGACGAACGCGTCATGCAAATGCTACGGCATTACAAAGGCGATCACAGACTCCAGATGAACGAGCACAAGATAATGCATCGCAGCGTGAACGTAATGCACGAAAAAGATCTGTTGTACCTGAAATTATGCGTGCTGCTTTTAATTACAACAGTCAGATTAATTACAGTATGTACGGATATATTGGAATAATGGACACAATATGTCCACATTGTGATGCGGCTAAATTTCCAGGTGAAACGCCCGGCATGTGTTGTACTAATGGCAAA TGGGACGacatcaaaaacaatttatttgcagGACAGTCGACAACCGATCGTCATGACATTACTGCGCGTGTTTTTCGGCAAAAATGTAAAGCActtatggatttaattgtgaaattatatgtatttgggGAGGTGCGTTGCCATATGTACTCCATCGAATGGCAGAAAAAGGGATTGCCGCACGCACATATACTAATTTGGCTGGTACATAAAATAACTCCGGATCAAATCGATAACCTTATATTAGCTGAAATTCCTAATCACACTGCTGATCCTGAGTTATTTCAAGTTGTCGTTAAAAACATGATACATGGACCGTGTTCGAAACGATACCCAAGGCAATTTACTTCAGACACAATAACGGGCAATGACGGATATCCGTTGTATCGACGTAGAGCACCTAATGATAATGGCAAAACGGCAACCATTAGAATGCATAACCAGGAAGTTGAAGTTGATAATCGTTGGGTggttccgtattccaaattattatcgaaaatattcaacGCTCATATAAATGTGGAATATTGTAATTCTATCAAatccattaaatatatttgcaagcaTGTAAATAAAGGGAGCGATATGGCTATTTTCGGTGTTGCTGGTGATAatagaaatgatgaaattactcaGTATCAAATGGGTCGCTATATTAGTAGCAATGAAGCTGTCTGGAAGATTATATCGTTTCTAATGCACGAAAGACATCCGGCGGTTGTTCACTTGGCTGTACATCTTGAGAATGGCCAAcgtgtttattttaatgtagcAAATTTATTGGAAAGAGCAGCGGAACCACCAGCAACTACGTTAAcagcttttttcaaattatgcgaAACTGATACATTTGCGATAACTTTGTTATATTCAGAAGTGCCTCAGTATTACACATGGAATgtgtctttgaaaaaatttcaaagacgtAAACAAGGAACAGCAGTTCATGGGCATCCTGGCACTTTCCAAACAGATGCAATTGGCAGAATATATACAGTACATCCAAACAATGTTGAGTGTTTTTATTTGAGATTGTTATTAGTTAACGTAAATGGAccaaaatcatttcaagaattgaGAACAGTCAACGGTCATGTGTGTGAAACATACCGTGAAGCATGCCaacttttgcatttgttggaGGATGATGCACATTGGGATTCAACATTTCATGATGCATCTATTTCGGCTCATCCTCAACAAATACAAATGCTGTTTGCCGTTATATTTTCAACATGTATGCCATCAAATCCACTTGAATTATggaataaatataaacataatattGCAGAAGATATTTTAATTCGTATGCGTCATCATGCAAGAAATCCTGATTTGTTGATAACTTTGGAAATGTACAACGAAGCTTTGATAATAATTGAAGATATGTGTCTacggattgcaaataaaacattaGTACAATTGGGTATGACCGCACCAAATCGTGACATGCATGATCTGTTTGATTGTgaattgcaacgtgagcaggaattcaattctaatgatTTGCGTTTATTTGTACAATCGAATATAACCAAAATGAATATTCAGCAAAAAACATGTATATGA
- the LOC129251191 gene encoding uncharacterized protein LOC129251191 codes for MSLNDSMAISNSGADAAHNENYTTAPRNPHGNSGPDAVHTENYSTVPRIPLPQMSEENIEAYFYALEFWFQASLIYSDSRKFHIVLANLSPPKLFELRSIIETAPATGKYRYIKQKVTDHFTDSQQRRLQKVLKDMPLGDRKPSELFSEMKRVAGTTLNDSLLHDLWVTRLPPYVQAAVIVAKVPLDEKAKIADSIEESIDWQNGHVDVASTHNEISNLESEIAELTRSMQKHLTLKDRPLRSRSPSRARSVRRDNRHATSGLSCWYHRTFADKATKCRKPCAFSRKQSSQ; via the coding sequence ATGTCTCTGAACGACAGCATGGCAATTAGCAATAGCGGCGCGGATGCTGCGCACAACGAAAATTATACCACAGCACCAAGAAACCCTCATGGTAATAGCGGTCCGGATGCTGTGCATACCGAAAATTACAGCACAGTACCACGAATTCCACTGCCGCAAATGAGTGAAGAGAACATTGAGGCCTACTTTTACGCCTTAGAATTCTGGTTTCAAGCTTCGCTCATATATTCAGACTCCAGAAAATTCCATATCGTTTTAGCAAACCTTTCGCCGCCTAAACTATTTGAGCTTAGGTCGATCATCGAGACAGCGCCGGCAACCGGAAAATATCGATACATTAAGCAGAAGGTGACTGATCATTTCACTGATAGTCAGCAACGGCGCCTGCAGAAGGTGCTCAAAGACATGCCGCTTGGCGACCGTAAACCAAGCGAACTTTTCAGTGAGATGAAGCGCGTCGCTGGCACCACGCTCAACGACAGCCTATTGCACGACTTGTGGGTAACGCGTCTTCCACCGTATGTACAAGCAGCTGTAATAGTAGCAAAAGTGCCCCTCGACGAAAAAGCTAAAATTGCTGATTCCATCGAGGAATCCATTGATTGGCAAAACGGTCATGTGGATGTTGCGTCTACACACAACGAAATTTCTAACCTCGAAAGCGAAATCGCAGAATTAACTCGAAGCATGCAAAAGCATTTAACCTTGAAGGACCGTCCTCTTCGATCAAGGTCACCTTCTCGAGCAAGGAGCGTACGGCGCGACAACCGACATGCCACTTCGGGACTTTCTTGTTGGTATCATCGGACATTTGCCGACAAAGCAACGAAGTGTCGCAAGCCATGTGCGTTTTCCAGGAAACAATCGTCTCAATAA